The nucleotide window GTACTTTAGAAGAGTttgttatccacacacctctttttacttcatACACATCCTCTTAATTTGCGGCTATAGATCGACtgaattaaagaatatcaaatgacagaaattaatgAGGGATGTGTGGATCGCACACCCCCTTCTGATCTTACCAAAATGACGTAACAATTTAGTTAAAAATGACATGTGTTCAAGATTAATAAAGTTTTTATAACTTAATCATGTTATCTTTGTCACTTAATATTGTCACCGAATAGAAATAATCCtatttttcttgaaatttttATGTATTATATATAATCAATAATAGAGAGATGATTTAAATAGAATTAATTCCACCAGAAAACGAAAACATAAAATAGATCATAGTGACTACTCACTAAGATTAAGGTCGAAAGTTGATATGCATTCTTTTTTAATGGGAAACAAGTGGAAAGCAAGCTAGTGCATGCTCGATAAGCATGAAGATTTAGTTTGGCCCTTGCATGCATTATCATCACGCACTATAAATGCACcaccaactctctctctcttctttcataATTGGCAGTTACAAAAAGAGCATTTGAATTTGCTCCTTTTAGGAAACAAACATCCTTACGAAACAAATGCACCATAAATAACCAATATTATCtcgagaaaaagaaaacaaaaaagaaaaaccaaactttcatcttttcctttggaaaatatatatttgaaacaATCCCACCAAATCTTGCAATCCATTTAACACAATGTCTGCAACAACAATATCAAATTTGGAAGATAACCCAATTGAGAAAACCTTTCAGAAATTGCCATCCAATTTCTTCAAGGTTACGCTTTTGGAGCTGAAAATACAAAGGGCAATAGCTCTTCCTCTTGTGGCAGTGAACTTGACATGGTTTGCCAAGATAGGCATCACAACAGTTTTTCTTGGCAGGCTCGGGGAGCTCCAACTGGCTGGCGGTACGCTTGGCTTCACCTTTGCTAATGTCACCGGCTTCTCAGTTTTAAATGGGCTTTGTGCTGCCATGGAACCTATTTGTGGTCAAGCTTTTGGAGCTAGAAATATAAAGCTCCTCCACAAAGCCCTTCTCATGACAACTTTCTTGCTGCTCCTCGCAACGCTTCCTATTTCGTTCTTGTGGCTCAATGTTGACAAAATCCTCATCCATTTTGGCCAACAAGAAGACATTTCAATGGTTGCGAAGACCTACCTCTTCTATCTCCTGCCAGACTTGGTAGTTACTTCACTCTTATGTCCTTTTAAGGCCTACTTGAACTCACAAGGCATCACAGTGCCATCAATGTTCTGCTCGGGTCTAGCGTTTGCTTTTCACATACCGATTAACATCTTTCTTGCGAAAGCCAAGGGTCTCAAGGGTGTTGCAATGTCTGTGTGGATCACTGATCTCATGGTTGTGGTTCTACTTGCCTTGTATACATGTGTCATTGAAATTAAGGCAAAGGAAGGGAGGTGGAGGGAAGGGGGTTGGCTTGATCAACATGTCAGCGATTGGAAAAGGTTGCTCAAGCTTTGTGGACCTTGCTGCCTCACTACCTGCCTTGAATGGTGGTGCTATGAGATATTGATGTTGCTCACAGGCCGACTTGCGAATGCCAAGGAGGCAGTGGGAGTATTAGCAATTGTGTTAAACTTCGACTATCTGCTTTACTCGGTGATGCTTTCTTTGGCAACTTGTGCATCAACCCGCGTCTCCAACGAGCTTGGAGCAAACAGAGCAGGCCCTGCTTATCAGTCTGCATTTGTGTCTGTTGCAGTGAGTGTGGTCTCGGGTTTCATAGGTGGTTTGGTAATGTTAGGAGCCAGGGGAAGTTGGGGGTGTTTGTTCACTCATGACAAAGGAATTTTAGAAGGTGTGAAGAAGATGATGCTGCTGATGGCTTTAGTCGAGGTGGTGAATTTCCCTTTAACAGTTTGTGGAGGGATTGTCCGGGGAACGGCGCGACCGTGGTTAGCCATGTACGCAAATCTTGGTGGGTTTTACCTCCTGGCCTTGCCCTTGGGAGTTATCTTAGCCTTCAAGATTGCACTTGGGCTCAGTGGATTGATGGTAGGGTTCTTAATTGGAATGATTGCATGCTTGATTTTGttgctaatttttgttttgaggATCAATTGGGAAGAAGAAGGTTGGAAGGCACAAACACTTGCTTCCGTTGGTTGTCAAGCACCAGAATAACCTGAGAAAGGTCATATATTCCCGGTAAAACCAGATCTTGTAAAAGTAAACCACGTTTCGACTGACCAGCTATGAAATGGTGACTCCGACAGCCGGTTCTAGCAATGTTTTATTGTACGTTAAACATTCCCTGGCATATAAAAGTGTGCAATTCCTATGCAGTCAAGATATTGCTAGAGAGTAAGAGGCTAATgtggcctccaaaatgcatatgTAGACAATCTAATTCCATGGCGGAAAGTATCCGGCTAAGTCGAACATCATTCTGCATGAATACACTTTTCTcctatttgcaaattaaacacAAGAAAAAATTCGTTGTACAGAGATGAACTTGCAATGCCATTGACATCTCTCTCTGAATAACATCACTGTTTCCCTCTTTGgtgaagaaatttgcatcacAGATCAATGAAGACAAATGGAAGATATCATCCGTCGATGAATCCAGGTTTGGTACTTGAAGACTCAAGCTCTTTAGCTTTCTCCTAATTGAAGCCAAGGCCAGCCATTATCTTGTGGCCCGGAGGTTCCCCTTCATACCAAATGCCAAGAAGTAGATGAGATGTTGTAATTTCCCTGCTATCGCCTGCAATTGAGATGTTACTAAATTAAATTACATAGACTTCATAGCGCAGCAAAAAGAATTGAGAATCCCGATAAGAAAAAAATGGCCATGTGTTCTTATAGCTTAATTCAACATTATCTATAATTGCGAATTCTGGAAGATGGGAGCTGCCATAAAATGCAAAGGTTTTTACCATATAACATCAAATAAACGAGATATTCTACTACTGTTTCTTTTCACCCCATACATAACGCAAACTCATAGAAGCCAATCCATGGATCCTCTACTCATCCTCTTCCTGCAACTATGCAGCACCTTACACTATATCTTATTTAAAGTAGTCAGAAAAAAACGTTTCACAACGGAAATTCACAGATGACAGAAGGAAGAATGAAATTGCAAAGCATAGGAAACATCATACACGGtgcgaagaaaaaaaaatcccacaATCATAAGTTATGTTGTTCAAAAGAAGTTACCAGCCCACATGTTTGTTGATATCATCTACGATATTATGCATTACCTATTAGTATATTTGAATCCATATGTTTTCTTGCATACCCAAGATACCACTTGATTGAGCattcataccaatcccaaaccagTAGAACACCTCAAGATACATATA belongs to Malus sylvestris chromosome 17, drMalSylv7.2, whole genome shotgun sequence and includes:
- the LOC126611175 gene encoding protein DETOXIFICATION 56-like, with product MSATTISNLEDNPIEKTFQKLPSNFFKVTLLELKIQRAIALPLVAVNLTWFAKIGITTVFLGRLGELQLAGGTLGFTFANVTGFSVLNGLCAAMEPICGQAFGARNIKLLHKALLMTTFLLLLATLPISFLWLNVDKILIHFGQQEDISMVAKTYLFYLLPDLVVTSLLCPFKAYLNSQGITVPSMFCSGLAFAFHIPINIFLAKAKGLKGVAMSVWITDLMVVVLLALYTCVIEIKAKEGRWREGGWLDQHVSDWKRLLKLCGPCCLTTCLEWWCYEILMLLTGRLANAKEAVGVLAIVLNFDYLLYSVMLSLATCASTRVSNELGANRAGPAYQSAFVSVAVSVVSGFIGGLVMLGARGSWGCLFTHDKGILEGVKKMMLLMALVEVVNFPLTVCGGIVRGTARPWLAMYANLGGFYLLALPLGVILAFKIALGLSGLMVGFLIGMIACLILLLIFVLRINWEEEGWKAQTLASVGCQAPE